GTTGTAATCACAAATGTTAATGCAAATTCAACCAATGTTCAAAAATTCTGCACAGCTTTGCAGTGTGGTCCAATCACGGTAAAGTTTGACTGTGGTTGGAAGATTGTGGATTTAatccccaatttgctcccagtGTTTGGGTATGGATGTGTGTGAATgagattagctaatactgatggacaATCTCCCcacaacctctgccatcagtgtgtgaatgtggagtgaattgGGCTGCAGTTTAAAAGCACTTTAAGTAAGACAACTAGAAAAACACTATGatagctcaagtccatttaccatgtaacatttatttatacCATTGCCCTAACCCCACatttaaatgtagctcagacgaacattaaaaatcacatcTGAAGAGCCTCTGTCCttagtggttgttttttgcatttgtaGTTCCTCAAAACATCAGTTTCAGCTTCTCTTCAGGGTTTATTGTTGCGAGGTTACAACGGGGGACTTCTGCTGTCTTTGCTAGAATCTATAACATTGTTTATCAGTCACTCTGTTTGCTTCATATTTTCCTTTCATTCAAGAAAATATCTCccagaaaacataaaacagtgTAAAGAATCTTCTTGCATTTGCATCGGCTGTAGACCTGGAATGTTAATCCTCAAAAGTCAAGTCAGATCAGTTTCTCCATTGTCATATCTGCTGGTAATTTGTCTAATCTGTCACTTTGTCTTCCAGAAGCACCAACCTCAGCCTTCAGTGCCTTCACAGCAATCACTCAAAGGAATTCATAATTAACTTCATACTCAAGTTAGATTTAttcatctttaaaatatttctttagttTAGAGCTTTCACAATACCAGATTTTAGATTTCAATACAATACTAGTACAtatgaatgttttttctttttaaatttctgacAGGCATCAAATTAGTTTATTGAATTTCCTTGCAATCCATTAAACGCTCAATGTCTGCAGATGTACCTTCTCTCAGTTTCctagaaaaagtaaaacagcAGTGGCTGTCATCCTTCATCTTTTCTATATTCatgtgtaataaaaaaaaataccaatgaAACACCCAAAAAGGTATGAAGTAGTATCATGCAGGTTATAGTGTCAAAATTTGGCGAGATCTTTGGGTGTATGACATGTTGGGGACTTCATATCATTATTAGTTGATTTAACTGTgctctttaatgtaaaaaatatgcTTAGAAATGGATCGTTCTAGAAATAACTCTGTGCTAGAGCTGTAATGTTCATTGTAAACCAATAATGAGCTATCTTAATGGTAATTATTTGCTGCagggatgaggaggaggaggaggaggaggaagagggggagaAGGGGAacaaggaggagaggaagaaggaaaAGGAGAGATGTTTCAACAGGCCCTCTGACAGATATCAGTGAGTCCATTTTCTTTACTTACTTTGTATTTTTCCAATAATTTAATGAACATCATTAAACAGTTTCAGACCAGTTACCTTTGACTTCTCTCTAAGCTGGCTCTTCTGTGTCTTTCATTATTGTGATGTTGCTGTCACAATTATTAAAGCAAAATCAACCAATGTTCACGAATTCTGCGTGGCCTTGCAGTGTTCTCCTATCACTGCGgcttttctgcaatttttaactaattatttgtACCATTGCCCCAACCTCACATTTCAGTGTAGCTTGCATGAACGTAAAAATTCCATCTGAAGAGTCTGTATCTTCCGATATCATTTTTTTCGGCCTAGAAGTTCCCAAGCATCagtttaagcttttttttcagtggttaTTGTTGCAAGGTTACAACAGGTGACTTCTGCTTTCCTTGCTAGACACCGTTTTTCAATCAATCTGTGCTTCATGTTGTTTTGATCAAGAaaatatcaccaagaaaacataaaGCAATGTAAAGAATCCTCTCTTCTTCCCAGTGTCACACGAAGTATGATTAATTTGGTTGATGTGTTGAATATGCCTTAGTTTCTTGTAGAGAAGTCAAGATTAGTCACATTAATTGCAATCAACTACAATCCATAACTAGTGTACTGTTTTTTAATTGCCATCAATCACCTGCTTTATTGTCCCTATTAGCACACAGTGGCTAAGCTacatcagcatctccctgcagccacagtgaagTAAAATAAGTCCAACACTAATCCTTAATGTCTCTTTCCCCTCtgaaaacctcacagacagctcagtggacaggtcAAAATTCATCTGAgtcttgtgttatcaaacatttacccttTACATTTATCCTTATTCTtgttcaatccataacaagttcctttttctgtggaaAAGTTCATGTCAGCATCTTCAGACTATCCATAGAAGCAGGTCTTTATCCAAATAGGAAGTCAGTTTCCCTTAATTTAAGATgagaaaatccaaaatgacacaagaaCAATTTTACATGCacaatgcaataaaaagggtgtgtttaattgcaattaactacagaaatcctgagattaatcagCATTAGAATGTTTCATCTTTCAACAGCCCAATCAAAGAAATCATAGAtattacaaatgaaaacacacaacCGTTCATGTAGCACAGTAATAGTTTAACTATATTGTTTTCATGAATGTAATTAGACAAAATCATCATTGAAACTAGTGTAAATAAttttgtgaatgtgtgaaagCACCATTAATATTTTACCACTTGGtatttaaacaagaaaaactaaacatatAAGGGACTTCTTTGTCTTTCAGTGAATGTTTCATCCTTTGCTCTTCACAATACTTCCTTTTTCTCTTAAAGTCCCCTTTTAAAGACAAAGGTTTGCTTGATAATGATGCAGAATGTGTTCTTCTACGTgtcatttctgtatttgttGTGGTTGGTTGTTATCTAATCTTCTCCTTGTCTTACAGGGACTACAAACCGAAGGAATATAAAGCTTACTGCAATGCAGTGTGCAGTCGCTGGTAAGAGTTGAATATACCTTAGTTTCTTATAGAGAAGTTGTAAAAAGCTGGCGCATGCTAGCGAGTAGCCAGCCAGCGATGAGCATGCTAGCAGTTAGCTTGctatctaaaaaaaatgatcaagtACAACTAATTGTGGTGCTGATAGTTTCTTTAGCAATGCTGATACAGTATATGCACCCTCCCTTATCTTTGTTATATTGACCTCATGAATGTATGTTTCGTAAGGATGCAGTTAGCGCTATATATTCACCATGATATGCTAGTTTAGTAGTGAGTACAGTATGTTAGAAGAAAGTAAATGTAGCAGACaatgtttgatttatgtttCATCATCTTTTCCTCTTCACAGTACTTCCTTTTTGCTCTTGACATCCCATTTTGAAGAAGATTTACTTGATAATGGTGCTGAATttgtactgtttttttctgcatttgttaGTCGTTAATCTAATCTTCCCCTTGTCTTACAGGCACCATGCACCTAAGGAATATGGAATTTACAGCAGTTTACTGAGCAGTCTCTGGTAAGAGTTTATCAACACTAAAGTGGGACAGTATACTAGAAAAGACTCATAATACTTAAGATGCAATGCTCATTATAAACCAGTGATGTTGTTTCTTAATGGTAATCATTTGCTGCAGGGAGAAGTTAACGAAGGAGaatgagaagaagaagaagaatgaggagaagaagaaggaggaggagagagattCCGTCAGACTGTCTAACAGATACCAGTAAGTTCATTTTCAAGGTTACATCAGATGACTTCTGCTGTGCTTTCTAGTATTTCTAAAATTGGTTTTCAATTGCTCTATGTGTTTCATATTTCCCTCATTAAAGAAAGTATCACCAAGAAAACAACTATGAAGCCTACTGCATTGCATGGAACAAACTCAGGTAAGAGTATATTAAAACTATGATTGCAAATGTGATCATTTTACTCATGCATACGCGAAGAGTGAGAGTTTAATAGAAACTCTGTGGTAATTGTTGAAATATCATGTTTAAAAGAATCTTGTCGTGGACAACGGTGTTGAAGCTCAAGGTTTGCTGAATGATCCATCAACCTCCTCTAATCAATGTTTTTAGGCCTCCATAGAAAGTGTGCTTCTCCCAAAAACAGTGCAATTAAGGCCAATAATAAGTGCATTCATTTAACTGCATTCATCACATGCTAATTGCCCCCTTTCGTCACATTTTGGTCTCCCTGCAACcacaataatgtaaaataagtccaccactgctctttaatgtctcattttactttgaaaactcccagacagctcagtggacaagtcagaacacatctgcaccttgtgttattaAACATTGACCTTTTTACCTTTTACTTATGTCCTTTTCAagccataacaagttcctttttcagtGGTAAAGATCATGTCATAAAGTTTGATCCAGCTCaagttctgttttctttcagaataaaagcataaaatgtTTAACCTGTTCAGATTTATGATATCCCAGTTTCCTCAGAGAGATCCTTTATAAATCAGGTTTAATGTATATTAATCAACTTTTTCCAGCCTTTTAAGCATGCATTTGTCTCTCTGTCTTCAGCTGTTGCTTTGtctggatgttttatttatttatttgtttttaataaaccaGAGACCCTGATGATCCCATGGAAGAGATGTTAAAGTCTTTGAGCGGCACAAAAGAAAGCACATCCAAAAAGAACACACTTAAAAAGAGGTAATCTTTTCCTTTCCTTGggctttttaattttcttaaaatgttactgcgtcattgtttttttttctacagcagAGTTGTCACAGTTaccacaattttgaattttgatacTTCACTCTTAAATATttaatggtatttaatggtaacAGAAAGAAAGATCACCTAGCAaccaaaaaaggttaaatagtCACGTTGGATTTCAAAGATGCACAAAAGAAAGAGTCACTGACCGCAAACTAGAATCAGTCAAACTGTTAGTTTGGTGTCATCCTGGCATCGATCTTGCCTAAGGGTTCACACTGAATACTTGTGGTTCCCCAACCAGGATACAAACCCACAGTCTCATGGAAGAAAGTCAGCTATCTAAACCACTGAGTTATCTTGctgtgaaaaacatttttttcatattcacataattttttttatacacAGTATAAGCCTAATTAAATCGagcatatttcattttttttatcgAGACACTTAAGTCAGCTTTGCCTCTATTGTTTTGTCTTGCACACAGAAAATCATTCTCTGTGTTGTTTCTTCTGTACATGGAGTTTTCATCTTTCATTTGAGtatcatttttgtttcatttatttcttaattCAGATTTGAACTGTGATTTGTCTCTCTCTAGGGTGAAAGAGTTCTTCAGGAAACGTCATCACTAGAAAGTGACTCTTCCATAAGAGAACAGAAAATTACACCAGAGAGAAGGAAATgccttttgtctgtttttaccaAGATGTTTGAAATCCATATTCTTTTATTCTCATGTATACTTGTTCATTTatacttttctttgtttttactgaGATGTTTGTAATCCATATTCTTTTATCCTCATGTATACTTGTTTATTAACCtatttagataaataaaaaatgtgttgtgtttCATTTGTACTTTAAGATATCAGAAAATAACATACaggtttctttatttttaacgAAATGTTTGTTATCCCTTTTCTTTTACTTCATTTATAATAAACCTGTatagtgtgttttatttttgagaggtttttatttttgttcatgtttgttttttccaagccagtagtttttaaaatgtatttctgctTCTGTTACTTCATCAGAGCAAAAATATCCACAGTATTGCCAGAAGAAGCTCAACTATATCATGACGTTGAAATATTCCTTCATTTGCCACAATGTTAATTTAAATGTCAGTGCTCCAGAGTCCTTTAAAGGCAACCTATATTAAAACATATAGCCGTTATTTGATTAACGCTGGTGTACTCTATTCAGCTTATATTCCATAAAAACACGGGTCTCATGAGTGTATTATGTAGTGAACTTTTTAGTGTTAACAGAATTGAAAGTGACCATCGTTATACCTTATATACACACAttatatcccacaatgcattgtaaaaaataatgaccaaccgatggtcactagccaagcaatatttaccatcatgcatcacaGCTCAAAGCTTTAACAAGCAAGTATTTCTGAactataataaaacataaaggaATTAAAGGGgaaattttatgcaaaaatcactttttcaggcttttctaacaaaaacatgtgcaccTGCCCTGTCCACAATTCCCTCAAGTAACACCCCcccatttacaaaaaaactgaaaaaaatagtaaagcacgttAAATTTCTTGagtaatatgtcaaattatagttatttacttgcattcctgaggagaaaaattagttttagtggttgaatatgatgcttgattcatttctgacttctcagagaagcccagtgagctggctcaaatttgggtgaattcagtttgaaatccctcattcctgttcaaaatggtaaaacgtggagagctcactgaaaatgaaagagtccgcattaaagcacttcatgatgctggatggtctctaagacaaatatgacaggtggtctaataaatttcttATGCACTGTATATAGCCCAGAAATatattataatttaaaaaacaccacaaCGCTAAGGAGATTATTTTTAATCAGTGGTGCAAACCCGTAAGAGTAGCagttaaatgaatttaaagtaaCAAATGTGCCAAGTAGATTAAAAAtaggttttgttttgattgctTGAAAGCTTTTTGAAAGTACTTCATTGTGCATATAATAATACGTGTATTTATATGAATACATCTATAAACACAAcgtagaacaaaaacaaacaaaaaaacaaaaaacaaaaaactgatgGAAAGAAGgtgaaaactcatttttactacatttttttttattgatgtttaCTCTAAGATCCTACACGTCACAATCTTGCGCTGTCCATTTAAAAGCAGAGACTAGCGGAGTCCCATCACATTAGCGGGGGTATGGGCTGTGTTGTTCGATATTTACATACTTACGCCTAACCTACAAAGGCGATTTCAAACTTTAACAATACACCAAACACATCTTAGCTCTTTACCCTACCCTTATTTTTGAACAACTAATCCAGTGtatcaaaataatcaaaaccaatGAACATGTAGACAGCGCGACACCCCTCCGACAACAGTTGGTTTCGTCCGTGTCTCCCCAGCATCAAACGCACATGTTGGGTGTGTTGTGCTGAGGATTGCAGCAATATTACAGCATTTAGCAAACCTTTGCGGTTGTCACGTTGTTGCGTGCTCTTTGCACACCAGTCACAATGCGATACGTCTGATAGTcattgaaaaatatttgaaaaatcaGAGTCATTGTAGAAAACACTGGGATAAAGAGGCTGACACGCTAgccggtgtgtgtgtgtgtggaggagaCTACTGTGAGAGTTTACGGGACGGAAGGTATGTACACTATCACACATGGTCATTGTGAGTGTTTCTAACTACCTGTCAGGCTGCTTCCTTTATCAAATGCTCGTTTCATCATAAATTTGTCAGTGAATATGTGCGTTGAAGGGAATTTTGCCGGCTAGCAGCACACCGTTAGCTTGCTGTCTGACAGTTAACATGTGAGCGGTGCACGCGCTCATGCTGTCCAACTAACAgctgaactgaaaaaaagtaaattaaaccTCCGAGAAGGAAAAATTACACGAGACAAGACAAATCTGCTATTTGGGGGATGTTTTCCCTTAAAGGACTCATCTTTTGGCTTGATAACGTAAAAACGCTGACCTAGCCACCTGGTGCTGAGCAATGCCACGTAGCTAGCCGGCTAATGGGAGCAGGCAGCCGGTGAAGTTGTGCACAATCACTGCTGGGAGATCATGGAGGACCTGCAGACTGAAGACCACAGATACTAGGCTGTAACACCAGAATTACTCTCAGGGTATTAAAATACTGACTTACAGGTAGACAtgcattgaaaatgttctttcaGTAAGATATACAGGTATGATTTTTGATTTGTGGGGTGATATGGACCAACAATCATATCttgatatatgttttttttccccaaatgtttATTAAATTTCCCCCCTTTTCATAATAAACATACACATATTGAGGCAAGGATGccataaacaaaaatataaacaatgaaAATCACAACAGAACAAACAGCTTGGATGGATTCAGTTACACAgaaagctgcagacatttatcCATGTTACAATTATAACGCTGTACAACCCTTTTAAAATAATGGCAGTGAGATCAGGTCCAGTATTATTAAAATAGAGCTGCCAGACaccgggtgtcaaactcaaggcctggggggccaaatccggcccgtggtacagttacacccggcccgtaagatcatatcatattcttattataactggccctaaaatatgaggtctgcagatttcccccaCTATAAAAATGTATATCAGGTATccttaaatcataaaaatgttaaaaaaaaaaaaaaaaaaagtaaaaataattagatttttaaaaaaggaaaataaaattcatctgtgttttcatttcatattttaaattttcattgcacaattatgactttaatgtaatattttgactttttgtcttatatattgacattttcaactgATAATTTTGACTCTATCTAAaagtttggctttttcaatttattattttgaccattatctcatattttgacctttgaagtGCACCATtataaatttaaagtcatatttttgccttaaaccAGGattgtgtctttctttttttatatatttgccttttaaaagcattattttaacatctgattttatattttgaccttttgaactaataattttgactttttatctcagtttttgagcCTTCAAacttataattctgactttttaaatatcaaaatcatctatcatcagtgctattttttccccccataattaatgactggcaaaaatgaggtcgacagtttggttaaaaggtgaccctgttaggccctcaggttagacctttaTTTAGAATCCGGCCCCCTctttgattgagtttgacacccctgttctaagGGAAACATTTCTAATACCACTTTACTCTATCCTACAACAGAGGAGTTCCTATTACTAATCAATAGTGATAATATATTTTTCCTGGCAGCAAAAGTGAGAACGTTATACaatcttttatttatgttaGTGCTTATATTCTGACATGGAAGTCCCAAAATCTGGAGTACAGAATGAAATCAGCAGCAAGACACCACAGAAACAACTCTAAATGATGGCCTGTGAggcttgattttcttttttttacatgagaGATGGTATCTCAGTCGGTGCATTTACAGATGGGATGAACAAATTATCTCCGTCTTGTGAGTGCAGATGGAAAATATACagcaaatatacttgggtggctCATCCAAGTACTGTCCTTGTATGAAAAAactgcatagtctgacatggtgttATTAtagactaaaaaaaacaaaacattgtaGTCTGATCTGAGAAAAAATGGCAGCATTTTTGCAGTGAGGTAGGAAATTTACTGTACCCTTAAATGCCACGAGAAAATCTGCACTATTCCCAATAATCAGTGGTATCAAAGAGTACAGAAACTTTCTAAATTGCATTAATATGCTGGCATCATTTGGAAAAGCAGGTAAAACTGGCAAAGAGCAAGGTTTCCTTTTCTATTCCATTGTAACTTTTTCGACATGGCATGTTAGAAATGCTAATTTATGCATCTGTGTCTTCCTGTCTTGACATTTGCAGTTCTCTCTTTACTTTCCTCAGTGAGCCCTCCACTGACAGTCTACTAATGATATATTTGATGCTGCACAGCTATTAACTAGGCCCAGCAGATAAACTCATATTACAGCCATTATCTACTACTTTGGTTTCCACCAAGTTATGAATGTATTTTACATTGAAGATTTTTAATAAACTAAATTTGAGTTTAGTCCAAACCCTCATACCTTCACTGAGTAATCACATTAGACTAAATTAGGCAAtccaaaaggcttttttttatataaataaagatgtgCACGGGAACAGTATTTCAAAGAACAATCAATGCAGAGGTTTTACCGTGATTTCTTTACCCATCAGGCTTTGAAGCTTGCTGTGGTGCAACACCATGAGGGCGTGTAAGAACTGCGGCAGCACAGATGTCGATGTGGATCAGGCGCGTGGAGATGCCGTCTGTATGGGCTGCGGCTCGGTGCTGGAGGACAACATCATCGTGTCTGAGGTGGAGTTTGTGGAGACGGGAGGCGGAGGGTCGCTGGCTGTTGGACAGTTTGTTTCCTCAGAAGGTGagaatgtcaaaatcattttgCTGTGAAACGGAACTGTTGATATTAAGTATTTTGATGACATAACACTAATTGGGGTTGTTTATTTAAGGACATATATAAAATGCTTATATGTACACAGgaagcagcaacctctggtgtTACATAAATGAAACCATGTCTAAATGGCTTGAGTGCCCGTTTGAGGTTGGCTCCAAAAGCCCAGAAAGCCCGTTAACATCTCTGTTAAACGgccttttttttacagcagatataaacatgtttacagtctaGTTTATTAATAGGTTTGATCTTTATGGCTAATTTTTTATTGGTAAACCCTGAACAGGAATGATGGTTTTGTAATTCACCCATTTTGAAGCGTAAAACTGTGTATAAAATAGCATAATTAAAGCTGAATTTGAGTGTCAAAGAAGTGGCATAGGTGTCTGCCAAGCTTAAAAACCTTCCCCAGCTCCACCTCCTTTCCCTAGTCTAATGGTGTCAGCCTCTCCAGTATGGTGATGGTCATATAAACTAATAGATGACATTACTGGGACTACATCCATGCTTCACAGACTCTGTGAAACCTActcagttttagtgtttttatcagATGTTATTTATTGAAGTACATGGAGTACTTGTAAAAGCTGACAATCAAAGAACACAAAACATTGATTTCCATTAGATCATAAATTTGCAGGTCTGGAGATTTAAATGATCAATCTAATCTGCTCTGCTTCATGCATTTTGCACATAGCTGCATGGCTGAAGGCTATAAGAGACAGGACCTCATCCAGAGCTCTAAAATATAAGAATTACTACTGACACGTTTGGAGTAAAAGCTGTTCTGATTAGAATCTAATCATAACAATCACTTCATTTGTTTTCTTGGCTACCAGACATCCCAGGCTTTCTTAGATCTCTTTTTGAGTCTCATGAACAGTCAGGTATACGACTGTCTGCCCCTCCACACTTATAAATAACCTCTGTTTATAGTAATAATACTTGAGGTATCACAGCCACTCTCTTTCAGTCTCAGTCTGAGATGTTTTAGGACGGCTTCCTTTTGTCAATCTGCTGCTTTTAAGAGCCAAAACACCCTTTTTGTTGATATCTTTAAAGCTTACCATGTTTTCTTAAAACCTGAATGTAAGGAATATTGACTATGTTATAATCTGAACAGTGAAGATATCATACACAGGTTTTATATCGCAGATGCAGGCTTATAAATTCAATATTCTAATATCAGCTGGAGTTCAATTGACTGCAACAACACTAGTAACCTCAGCAGTGACATCTTTTTACACGTGgtgtttttaaattactttaatgccacttttcagGCTAAAGATAGAGAAATAATTTAATATTAATTCTCTGACCTGGAGACTGAAACCATGACAACGGGAGCAGGTGTATATTGCCGTATTACATACCTCCATGGTGTTATTTAAAGGGCAACTGTATTCAGCTGTCGCATCTATCAACACCTGATCAGTGGTACGCTGTTATGATATGCATGTTTCATAAATCACATATGGACCTTGTCGCAAAATGATTTCTACAACCAAATCgcaagtttgataaatgagagcctctgtgtttaatttcagaggaaaatgatttttttttcaatgcttTACATCAGCGtttcttaacctttttttcctacccttaaataatttgaaaaatctcaAGACATCCCAAACAAAATGTACTGATGAAAACGCTAACATTCCTATGACTGCTGATGGCATAATGCCTCTATTTTTACAGAATGGTGGTatagaccttaaaaacacacacctgctgaaCTGGTGTAAGCCTTTTCATTTGCTGACCTCAACATTGGTGTGGTTTCAGGAAAAAGGCACATGAGACAATTCTGATAAACTATGCTGGGATtggagctgggcaattaatcaaaaaatattctaaactgacatttagagcctctaactgacataaacctgctgtgtcaattattttgatttttttcccccttgcaattctctctctactaatgcaccacccacttaaaaacaaactacaggcTGTGTAGTCATGTGATAGGTAGCCAGGTGTTGCAAGGCATGTAGCCTGCTGTAATcccaagagaagaagaattACTAGTCATACGCTCATTTCCATCTAGTCCACTAAAACTCAAATGCGGAGCTGACTGTGCAATGCGAGCagcaaagttattttctactttttatacaacagcgtaaaaataatttattttgttagcaagaaaaacaagtttttttattctgcttttcttggaaaatttgactttttacaaaaacaaacaaacaaacaaaaaaaaaaaaaaacatttcagctgatgtgtgttttggatttttgcaataatcacccagccctagcTGGGATACCTAATGATCTGCGTATTCATGGTAATTCTTGGTGGCatctaaaacattttgaagGCACCCCTGGCATTGTCAGAAGGCATCTCAGCAGCTGGTTCAAAAACAAATGTGGTCTGAATAGCTCACGTCTTTATTGATACACATTATCACTTATCAGTTTGGATTTTATGAACAAGTTACTCATAATATAGGGTAGATGGTCTGTCTGACAGATGTGCTGCTATGTTGTGGCCATTTGTTTGGAGACTGAAGACCCCCCTAAGCTTCACTTCTTTCCCTGTTACGAGGTTGACTGAAAATAGAGAACATCTTATGGAGAATCACTATGTATAACATGTATATGTTGTGTATGCATATGTTTTATGTTGTTAGTTGTATATACATATCCATGTGTATTGTGTGTACGTGTTATGTTATAACTTCATCAAGAGTTAGATTGAGATGGCTTTTTTCGACACAGCGACTTCAAAAGTCCCCTTCAGTGACCAAATGGATGACATCACCGACACTTGGTCCGTGTTAGAGTAGGAAACTCTAGCTCCTGTGTAAAGCTGCTCTGCTGGATGAGGCGTTGTTCCACTGCTCTTTATCTCTGAATTTACTACAAGATTATCTTTGACTTTTGAGCTTCAGTCAGCAGGATTTTCCTGACTTGCTCAGTATCTCCAAGTTTTATGTCCTGTGTTGCAGTTCTCCTGTTGTCCACTAGAGTGTGCCATCAGATTACACAACAGTATAAACTCAGCTCAACTCCGGGTGGATGGAGTTTGGTTATGAGACAAGGCATATAAAGTTCTGATTCACAATTAGCTTGTTTTTTTGCAAGTCCTCTTCTATTTTGTTCACTGTTGGTT
This genomic window from Cheilinus undulatus linkage group 18, ASM1832078v1, whole genome shotgun sequence contains:
- the LOC121526487 gene encoding reticulocyte binding protein 2 homolog b-like, which gives rise to MSDVGPDVDLSYLHNWEEELEKWQDFLQDCQSTNLSLQCLHSNHSKEFIINFILKDEEEEEEEEEGEKGNKEERKKEKERCFNRPSDRYQDYKPKEYKAYCNAVCSRWHHAPKEYGIYSSLLSSLWEKLTKENEKKKKNEEKKKEEERDSVRLSNRYQKYHQENNYEAYCIAWNKLRDPDDPMEEMLKSLSGTKESTSKKNTLKKRVKEFFRKRHH